A stretch of the Papaver somniferum cultivar HN1 chromosome 6, ASM357369v1, whole genome shotgun sequence genome encodes the following:
- the LOC113287292 gene encoding mitotic-spindle organizing protein 1A-like, producing the protein MDPEASRNARESLELAFQMSNILETGLDRHTLSVLVALCEKGLNPESLAALVKELRRELQTNSTTSTVPTLP; encoded by the coding sequence ATGGATCCAGAGGCTTCAAGGAATGCTCGAGAATCATTGGAACTAGCTTTTCAAATGTCGAACATTCTAGAAACAGGGTTGGATCGCCACACACTTTCAGTCCTCGTTGCTCTTTGTGAAAAGGGTTTGAATCCTGAGTCACTTGCTGCACTTGTCAAGGAGCTCAGAAGGGAACTGCAAACTAATTCTACTACATCTACGGTTCCTACTCTTCCTTGA